The nucleotide window AAATAGTTTTCTTCCCAACATTTTTTACATTCAAAAGATTGGCTTTTTTTAATTCGGATAGATGTTTGGAAATAGTAGATTGTGCCAATGGAATTAAAGCGACAATTTCGCCACAGGTTCTATTGTTTTTATTCCATAACAGCGTCATTATTTGCATACGGGTTGGATGCCCGAGTGCTTTGCAAATTTCTGCAATTGCATTTGTTTGCTCATCGAAATTTATGTGCTTTGAAGTTCCCATAAATTGCAATTTTAATAATATCGTAATTTAACGATTATATTTGATAATTAGCATGTTGGGGCTACAATTTTTTATTTCAATGGTTTTTTTGGATAGTTGTTTACTTTTTGTTTTTATTTTTCATTTAACTTGTCTGGATTTTTTAAAGCCTTTTTTTCTTCAGAGGCCAATCTTCTTTCAATTTTATTAATATCTTCTTCTGGGGATAAATTTTCAGGGACGATACCGCGCGATAGTAATGTGCTTCGAACAGATTTATTATTAGTAATATGTTCTTTAGAAATTTGATTTTCAGTTTTCATTTTATGCTGTTTTGCATTGAAAATTGTTATTTCAGTCGCAAAATCTTTTGCTTTTAATAAAATAGTAGGCATATGATCAGCTAAGGGTTTTGCAGCGGC belongs to Flavobacterium gilvum and includes:
- a CDS encoding ArsR/SmtB family transcription factor → MGTSKHINFDEQTNAIAEICKALGHPTRMQIMTLLWNKNNRTCGEIVALIPLAQSTISKHLSELKKANLLNVKNVGKKTIYSLETDKIQLLKKYLSNYLSNRLITAEEKPKVIPASPKVKRGNKPYLKQYNYEFEHKNPETDLDSESLHN